A genomic window from Glycine max cultivar Williams 82 chromosome 17, Glycine_max_v4.0, whole genome shotgun sequence includes:
- the LOC100813358 gene encoding protein starmaker: MYNGIGLQTPRGSGTNGYIQSNKFFVKPKISKVAENMKGFEADQGTAGVSRKPNKEILEHDRKRQIQLKLTILEDKLIDQGYTDAEIAEKLVEARQNLEAATASEETDGPASVSASDKKVSNTQTHQIAARKEKQMEALKAALGIVSSEANEINEDGTDGLGNDGKNGPNVEGNSKPEHSFLDRDFSRKKQMVEDQKDENTKKKSVKDTKHHKKVETRKKKYEDDSSDSDSSLSDEKRGTRKRGKEYTSSSDESDSDSDAKRKLKAEKKRKIPKHRKKGRVEDSDDTDSYDSDDSNFARKSYKKEKSLKRHSSDDDSDDHEDVSNHKNREGKQHSKMNKRHDSEEESDVDSEEKKYGRLEKQKTRRHNSDDEDSDKDGVRRALGQDRYVSRGSYTSSNKSSSDSDSDSGSSDHRREKTKKGGSVAAKKVKGYGMEENRFRDEARDSGADKGKYGANVDALGSLTKSYGRDITKGSNSRSREMTHGNRKIDGDREREPVTVVKHDEDDRKMESESKSARFAGPDDDSSEQRGRNYNKDVESHFVGRTARYGEDHETRRRRKDDDNHREHEHTRDNDDHGERKHGRDEDDRTGRKHAREEDVREKKHGKDEDDPKEKHRRHDDGLGDYRMGRKHARDEDDLGERKHARDEDDSKEGKHRRYDDGRGERKNLRDEDDRAERKRGRDEDYRTGRKQARDEDEHRERKFRRNEDDREGRKFRRDDDVYGERKNLRDGDVHGERKNLRENDDRERKHSKDEDGRGERKHRRDDDDDDGYERKQRRRDDDDPEERKQHSRDDDGRGDRKHRREEEERGNKGYERESRGDYSKRGRY, translated from the exons ATGTACAACGGAATAGGGTTACAGACCCCAAGAGGGTCGGGTACGAATGGGTACATTCAGAGCAATAAGTTTTTTGTGAAGCCGAAGATTTCGAAGGTTGCCGAGAACATGAAGGGGTTTGAGGCGGATCAGGGCACTGCTGGTGTTAGTAGAAAGCCCAACAAAGAGATCCTTGAGCATGACCGCAAGCGTCAGATTCAACTCAAGCTCACCATCCTTGAAGACAAGCTCATCGATCAGGGCTACACCGATGCGGAGATTGCTGAAAAGCTCGTGGAGGCTCGCCAAAATTTGGAAGCCGCCACTGCCTCCGAGGAAACAGATGGACCTGCGTCTGTGTCTGCATCAGATAAGAa ggtttcaaatacACAGACTCATCAAATTGCTGCTAGGAAGGAAAAGCAGATGGAAGCATTGAAGGCTGCTCTTGGCATAGTCTCATCTGAAGCCAATGAAATAAATGAAGATGGGACTGATGGGCTTGGAAATGATGGAAAAAATGGTCCTAATGTGGAGGGTAATTCAAAGCCTGAACATTCCTTTTTGGATAGAGATTTCAGTAGAAAGAAACAAATGGTTGAAGATCAAAAGGATGAAAATACTAAGAAGAAGAGTGTTAAAGATACAAAGCACCACAAGAAGGTTGAAACTCGTAAGAAAAAGTATGAGGATGATTCATCTGATTCAGACAGCAGTTTGTCTGATGAGAAGAGAGGTACAAGGAAGCGTGGTAAAGAGTATACAAGCAGTAGTGATGAATCTGATTCTGATAGTGATGCTAAGAGGAAGCTCAAGGCTGAAAAGAAGCGGAAGATACCTAAGCACCGCAAGAAAGGTAGGGTGGAGGATAGTGATGATACTGATTCTTATGATTCTGATGACAGCAATTTTGCAAGAAAAAGttataagaaagaaaagtcTCTTAAGAGGCATTCTTcggatgatgattctgatgatCATGAAGATGTCTCCAACCATAAAAATCGGGAAGGGAAGCAACATTCAAAAATGAACAAACGTCATGATTCTGAGGAGGAATCTGATGTTGACAGTGAGGAAAAGAAATATGGTAGACTTGAGAAGCAGAAGACAAGGAGGCATAATTCTGATGATGAGGACTCTGATAAAGATGGTGTTAGGCGTGCATTGGGTCAAGACAGATATGTTAGTAGGGGGTCATACACTTCCTCTAACAAGAGTAGCAGTGACAGTGATTCAGACAGCGGTTCTAGTGATCACAGacgtgaaaaaacaaaaaaaggtggGTCTGTTGCTGCAAAGAAAGTTAAAGGATATGGCATGGAAGAAAATAGATTCAGAGATGAAGCCAGAGATAGTGGTGCAGATAAAGGGAAGTATGGTGCTAATGTTGATGCATTGGGCTCTCTTACAAAGTCATATGGGAGAGATATTACAAAGGGATCAAATAGTAGAAGTCGAGAGATGACACACGGTAACAGGAAAATTGATGGAGACAGAGAGAGGGAGCCTGTCACAGTGGTCAAGCATGATGAAGATGATAGAAAAATGGAGTCTGAATCTAAATCAGCTAGGTTTGCAGGGCCTGATGATGATAGCTCTGAGCAGAGAGGAAGAAATTATAACAAGGATGTTGAATCACATTTTGTTGGTCGAACTGCTCGGTATGGTGAGGATCATGAAACCAGAAGGCGTAGAAAAGATGATGATAATCATAGGGAGCATGAGCATACAAGGGATAATGATGACCATGGAGAAAGAAAGCATGGAAGGGATGAAGATGATCGTACAGGAAGAAAGCATGCAAGGGAAGAGGATGTCAGAGAAAAAAAGCATggaaaggatgaggatgatCCTAAAGAAAAGCACAGAAGGCATGACGATGGCCTTGGAGACTATCGTATGGGAAGAAAGCATGCAAGGGATGAGGATGATCTTGGAGAACGAAAGCATGCAAGGGATGAGGATGATTCCAAAGAAGGGAAGCACAGAAGGTATGATGATGGCCGTGGAGAGAGAAAGAACTTGAGGGATGAAGATGACCGTGCAGAGAGAAAGCGTGGAAGGGATGAAGATTACCGAACTGGAAGAAAACAGGCAAGGGATGAGGATGAACATAGAGAAAGAAAATTCAGAAGGAATGAGGATGATCGGGAAGGAAGAAAGTTCAGAAGGGACGATGATGTTTATGGAGAAAGAAAGAACTTAAGGGATGGGGATGTGCATGGAGAACGAAAGAACTTAAGGGAGAATGATGATAGGGAAAGAAAGCATTCGAAGGATGAAGATGGCCGTGGAGAAAGAAAGCACAGAagggatgatgatgatgatgatggttaTGAAAGAAAGCAGCGCAGAAGGGATGATGATGATCCTGAAGAAAGAAAGCAGCACAGCAGGGATGATGATGGTCGTGGAGATAGAAAGCACAGAAGGGAGGAGGAAGAGCGCGGAAACAAAGGTTATGAGAGGGAAAGCCGTGGAGATTACTCCAAGAGAGGCAGATACTAA
- the LOC100813897 gene encoding uncharacterized protein isoform X2, with protein sequence MDLKVKAATSLNSNAKKKANLFAEKKERIRLPTYNDDLGGKKYHISEFLSQPSGIAAVLNTKALQSFESLDANTYRCELPKLQFLNFEAAPLLDLRVTSTDEDCLVEMLSCKFEGSEVVKEQNDHFSAFMRNQMTWGGAGAESFLEVDVKLNLTLEIYTQPFTMMPTSAVEGPGNIMMQALVDKLVPLLLQQMLQDYDEWVRKQSYSLKSF encoded by the exons atgGATCTCAAGGTGAAGGCAGCAACTTCCTTGAATTCAAATGCCAAAAAGAAGGCAAATTTGTTTGctgaaaaaaaggagagaatccGGCTGCCAACATATAATGATGATCTTGGAGGCAAGAAATATCACATCAGTGAATTTCTGAGCCAACCTAGCGGAATTGCAGCCGTGTTGAATACGAAGGCCTTGCAATCATTTGAATCTCTTGATGCTAACACATACAG GTGTGAACTGCCtaaacttcaatttttaaactttgaagctGCGCCATTGTTGGATCTGCGGGTTACCTCAACAGATGAAGATTGCTTGGTTGAGATGCTTTCTTGTAAG TTTGAGGGTTCAGAAGTTGTGAAAGAGCAAAACGACCACTTTTCAG CATTCATGAGAAACCAAATGACTTGGGGTGGTGCTGGTGCTGAATCATTTTTAGAAGTTGATGTTAAGTTGAATCTCACACTTGAG ATCTACACACAACCATTTACCATGATGCCTACTTCAGCCGTTGAGGGTCCTGGAAATAT AATGATGCAAGCTTTGGTGGACAAGCTGGTGCCACTGCTACTTCAGCAGATGCTGCAAGATTATGATGAATGGGTTAGAAAGCAATCATATTCCTTAAAGTCATTCTAG
- the LOC100813897 gene encoding uncharacterized protein isoform X1, whose amino-acid sequence MAKAILLSNKWYGHEQFWVTRSYPTIQKFSHGKMDLKVKAATSLNSNAKKKANLFAEKKERIRLPTYNDDLGGKKYHISEFLSQPSGIAAVLNTKALQSFESLDANTYRCELPKLQFLNFEAAPLLDLRVTSTDEDCLVEMLSCKFEGSEVVKEQNDHFSAFMRNQMTWGGAGAESFLEVDVKLNLTLEIYTQPFTMMPTSAVEGPGNIMMQALVDKLVPLLLQQMLQDYDEWVRKQSYSLKSF is encoded by the exons CAAAAGCTATCCTCTTGAGCAACAAATGGTACGGACATGAGCAATTCTGGGTCACACGTTCTTACCCCACAATACAGAAATTCAGCCACGG gaaaatgGATCTCAAGGTGAAGGCAGCAACTTCCTTGAATTCAAATGCCAAAAAGAAGGCAAATTTGTTTGctgaaaaaaaggagagaatccGGCTGCCAACATATAATGATGATCTTGGAGGCAAGAAATATCACATCAGTGAATTTCTGAGCCAACCTAGCGGAATTGCAGCCGTGTTGAATACGAAGGCCTTGCAATCATTTGAATCTCTTGATGCTAACACATACAG GTGTGAACTGCCtaaacttcaatttttaaactttgaagctGCGCCATTGTTGGATCTGCGGGTTACCTCAACAGATGAAGATTGCTTGGTTGAGATGCTTTCTTGTAAG TTTGAGGGTTCAGAAGTTGTGAAAGAGCAAAACGACCACTTTTCAG CATTCATGAGAAACCAAATGACTTGGGGTGGTGCTGGTGCTGAATCATTTTTAGAAGTTGATGTTAAGTTGAATCTCACACTTGAG ATCTACACACAACCATTTACCATGATGCCTACTTCAGCCGTTGAGGGTCCTGGAAATAT AATGATGCAAGCTTTGGTGGACAAGCTGGTGCCACTGCTACTTCAGCAGATGCTGCAAGATTATGATGAATGGGTTAGAAAGCAATCATATTCCTTAAAGTCATTCTAG
- the LOC100813897 gene encoding uncharacterized protein isoform X3 codes for MAKAILLSNKWYGHEQFWVTRSYPTIQKFSHGKMDLKVKAATSLNSNAKKKANLFAEKKERIRLPTYNDDLGGKKYHISEFLSQPSGIAAVLNTKALQSFESLDANTYRCELPKLQFLNFEAAPLLDLRVTSTDEDCLVEMLSCKFEGSEVVKEQNDHFSAFMRNQMTWGGAGAESFLEVDVKLNLTLEISVCRSTHNHLP; via the exons CAAAAGCTATCCTCTTGAGCAACAAATGGTACGGACATGAGCAATTCTGGGTCACACGTTCTTACCCCACAATACAGAAATTCAGCCACGG gaaaatgGATCTCAAGGTGAAGGCAGCAACTTCCTTGAATTCAAATGCCAAAAAGAAGGCAAATTTGTTTGctgaaaaaaaggagagaatccGGCTGCCAACATATAATGATGATCTTGGAGGCAAGAAATATCACATCAGTGAATTTCTGAGCCAACCTAGCGGAATTGCAGCCGTGTTGAATACGAAGGCCTTGCAATCATTTGAATCTCTTGATGCTAACACATACAG GTGTGAACTGCCtaaacttcaatttttaaactttgaagctGCGCCATTGTTGGATCTGCGGGTTACCTCAACAGATGAAGATTGCTTGGTTGAGATGCTTTCTTGTAAG TTTGAGGGTTCAGAAGTTGTGAAAGAGCAAAACGACCACTTTTCAG CATTCATGAGAAACCAAATGACTTGGGGTGGTGCTGGTGCTGAATCATTTTTAGAAGTTGATGTTAAGTTGAATCTCACACTTGAG ATCTCTGTCTGCAGATCTACACACAACCATTTACCATGA